From one Alicyclobacillus acidocaldarius subsp. acidocaldarius Tc-4-1 genomic stretch:
- the rpoE gene encoding DNA-directed RNA polymerase subunit delta: protein MPLVELVYEILKARKEPMYFRDIMKEIQELRHMTDEQVAEVIARVFTEINVDGRFVCIGHNVWGLNRWYPTDRNAERLSGGKKFIRKTGDAFGDEEDDEEEYEEEDVLEDDELDYGEVEAMDEEPDFDDVEVVEDEDEILPEDEYDDAPLFDEDEEVEEDEEDEED from the coding sequence ATGCCTCTCGTGGAGCTCGTGTACGAGATCTTGAAAGCTCGAAAAGAGCCCATGTACTTCCGCGATATCATGAAGGAAATCCAGGAACTTCGCCACATGACCGACGAGCAGGTGGCGGAGGTCATTGCGCGGGTATTCACAGAGATCAACGTCGATGGCCGGTTCGTCTGTATTGGTCACAATGTGTGGGGGTTGAATCGTTGGTATCCGACGGATCGCAACGCCGAGCGCCTGTCCGGTGGGAAGAAGTTCATCCGCAAGACGGGTGACGCGTTTGGCGATGAGGAGGACGACGAAGAAGAGTACGAGGAGGAGGACGTCCTCGAGGACGACGAGCTCGACTACGGCGAGGTCGAGGCGATGGACGAGGAGCCCGACTTCGACGACGTCGAGGTCGTGGAAGACGAGGACGAGATCCTCCCAGAAGACGAATACGACGATGCGCCGCTGTTCGACGAAGACGAGGAAGTCGAGGAAGACGAGGAAGACGAGGAGGACTAA
- a CDS encoding enoyl-CoA hydratase/isomerase family protein, which yields MRDLTETFTTYRVEDHVAVLTLNRPQALNALSREVLSEIGAHLAMLDLQDVRVLVIRGEGRVFCAGADIGQMQHMSAVEAESMARLGQRVFQAIEQLPIPVVALIHGGAFGGGLELALACDFRIAAAGAVVGLPEVTLGVNPSFGGTYRLPRAIGFARALSMMLLGERIPVEKALEYGLVNEVVAPDELQARGMDLARKLASQSSAAMAAIKRSAHHGFGQDSARAQAYEAAQFGLCFASGDAREGMAAFKEKRQARFHED from the coding sequence GTGAGGGATTTGACAGAGACGTTCACCACGTATCGCGTGGAGGATCATGTGGCGGTTTTGACGCTCAATCGCCCGCAGGCTTTGAACGCGCTTTCCCGAGAAGTGTTGTCCGAAATCGGAGCACATCTAGCGATGTTGGATCTCCAGGACGTCCGCGTTCTCGTCATTCGCGGCGAGGGCCGAGTGTTCTGCGCGGGCGCGGACATCGGCCAGATGCAGCACATGAGCGCCGTGGAGGCGGAGAGCATGGCGCGCCTGGGGCAGCGCGTGTTCCAGGCCATCGAACAGCTGCCCATTCCCGTCGTGGCGCTGATTCACGGCGGGGCGTTTGGCGGGGGACTTGAGCTCGCGCTCGCGTGCGACTTTCGGATTGCGGCCGCGGGGGCCGTCGTCGGGCTGCCCGAGGTGACGCTCGGGGTCAACCCGAGTTTCGGCGGGACGTATCGGTTGCCGCGCGCCATCGGGTTTGCGCGCGCGCTCTCGATGATGCTTCTCGGGGAGCGGATCCCGGTCGAGAAGGCGTTGGAGTACGGGCTCGTGAACGAAGTGGTGGCGCCTGACGAGCTCCAGGCGAGGGGCATGGATCTCGCGAGGAAACTGGCGAGCCAGTCGAGCGCCGCCATGGCGGCCATCAAGCGGTCGGCTCACCACGGATTTGGGCAGGATTCGGCACGCGCGCAGGCGTACGAGGCGGCGCAGTTCGGCCTGTGCTTTGCCTCGGGGGACGCGCGCGAGGGGATGGCGGCGTTCAAGGAGAAGCGCCAGGCCAGGTTCCACGAGGACTGA
- a CDS encoding CTP synthase, with the protein MTAKYIFVTGGVVSGLGKGITAASLGRLLKNRGLNVTIQKFDPYINVDPGTMSPYQHGEVFVTEDGAETDLDLGHYERFIDNDLSQDNNVTSGRIYWSVIQKERRGDYLGATVQVIPHVTNEIKERVMQAAKPDTDIVITEIGGTVGDIESQPFLEAIREMKNEVGRNNVLYIHVTLIPYLRMTSEVKTKPTQHSVATLRSIGISPNIIVCRTEVPLSQEVKRKIALFCDTDEDSVIEASDAEVLYEVPLRLRDEGLDEIVLRHFGISAPPADMREWEAMVERIKNLHRDVEIAVVGKYVALPDAYASVVAALQHGGFENDARVHIRWVNSEDVTDKNVDKLLDGVDGILVPGGFGDRGIDGKIVACRYARERNIPYFGICLGMQIAVIEYARHVAGLTGAHTSEIDPRTPYPVIDLLPEQKEIEDKGGTMRLGAYPCRLKPGSRAHRAYGSDLISERHRHRYEFNNDFRDQLEAHGLAITGTSPDGRLVEIVEIPEHRWFVGVQFHPEFKSRPNRAHALFRDFVAASLDYRRHRAHF; encoded by the coding sequence ATGACGGCGAAGTACATCTTCGTGACGGGGGGCGTGGTGTCTGGCCTTGGTAAGGGCATCACCGCCGCGAGTTTGGGCCGCCTCTTGAAGAACCGCGGGCTCAACGTCACTATCCAGAAGTTTGATCCCTACATCAACGTCGATCCGGGGACCATGAGCCCCTATCAGCATGGGGAAGTGTTCGTCACCGAAGATGGCGCGGAGACGGACCTCGATCTCGGCCACTACGAGCGCTTCATCGATAACGATCTCAGCCAGGACAACAACGTCACCAGCGGGCGGATTTATTGGTCGGTCATCCAAAAGGAGCGGCGCGGCGACTACCTCGGCGCGACGGTTCAGGTCATTCCACACGTGACGAACGAGATCAAGGAGCGCGTGATGCAAGCCGCGAAGCCGGACACCGACATTGTCATCACGGAAATCGGCGGCACGGTCGGCGACATCGAGAGCCAGCCGTTTCTTGAGGCCATCCGCGAGATGAAAAACGAGGTCGGGCGCAACAACGTGCTGTACATCCACGTCACGCTCATCCCGTACCTGCGGATGACGAGTGAGGTGAAGACGAAACCGACGCAGCACAGCGTCGCGACGCTGCGCAGCATCGGCATCAGTCCCAACATTATCGTGTGCCGCACCGAAGTTCCTCTCTCGCAGGAAGTGAAGCGCAAGATTGCACTCTTCTGTGACACGGACGAGGACAGCGTGATTGAGGCGAGCGACGCCGAGGTGCTGTACGAGGTGCCGCTCCGGCTGCGAGACGAGGGGCTGGACGAAATTGTACTCCGGCACTTCGGCATCTCGGCCCCGCCCGCGGACATGCGCGAGTGGGAGGCCATGGTGGAGCGGATCAAGAATCTGCACCGAGACGTCGAGATCGCCGTGGTCGGCAAGTACGTGGCCCTGCCGGACGCGTACGCGAGCGTCGTGGCTGCGCTCCAGCATGGAGGTTTCGAGAACGACGCCCGCGTGCACATCCGCTGGGTCAATTCGGAGGACGTCACTGACAAGAACGTGGACAAGCTACTTGACGGCGTCGACGGTATTCTCGTCCCGGGTGGATTTGGCGATCGCGGCATCGACGGCAAGATTGTCGCCTGTCGCTATGCTCGCGAGCGGAACATCCCGTACTTCGGCATCTGTCTCGGGATGCAGATTGCGGTCATCGAGTACGCGCGGCACGTCGCCGGGCTCACGGGCGCGCACACGAGCGAGATCGATCCGCGCACGCCCTATCCCGTGATCGATTTGCTGCCGGAGCAGAAGGAAATTGAGGACAAGGGGGGCACGATGCGTCTCGGCGCGTATCCGTGCCGACTGAAGCCGGGTTCGCGCGCGCATCGGGCGTACGGTTCGGATCTCATCTCCGAGCGCCATCGGCACCGCTACGAGTTCAACAACGACTTCCGGGACCAATTGGAAGCGCACGGTTTGGCCATTACGGGCACTTCGCCGGACGGCCGGCTCGTCGAGATTGTCGAGATTCCCGAGCACCGGTGGTTTGTCGGCGTGCAGTTTCACCCTGAGTTCAAGTCGAGGCCGAACCGCGCGCATGCGCTCTTCCGAGACTTCGTGGCGGCGAGCCTTGACTACAGGCGCCATCGCGCTCATTTCTGA
- a CDS encoding LamB/YcsF family protein, whose translation MACVDLNADLGEDFGAYRLANDGEILAYVTSANLACGMHAGDPVVMARSVALAKARGVAVGAHPGYPDLQGFGRREMALDEDEIYAFVLYQLGALAAFARSQGVRLHHVKPHGALYNRAAVDRAVARAVCRAVAEFDPSLKVYAPYRSELAAQAEAVGLCACCEVFADRRYEADGQLTPRRHPDAVIRDLDEACEQVLTMVREGRVRSRTGEWVEVAADTVCLHGDGPHAVELAKALHERLTGAGVQIRPA comes from the coding sequence GCGGATCTCGGCGAGGACTTCGGCGCTTACCGCCTGGCGAACGACGGCGAAATTCTGGCCTATGTGACGTCCGCGAACCTCGCGTGCGGCATGCATGCGGGCGATCCCGTCGTCATGGCGCGATCGGTCGCCCTGGCCAAAGCGCGGGGCGTGGCCGTCGGCGCGCATCCGGGCTACCCGGATCTGCAGGGGTTCGGTCGACGGGAGATGGCGCTTGACGAGGACGAGATTTACGCGTTCGTGTTGTATCAACTGGGCGCGCTCGCCGCGTTCGCCCGGTCCCAGGGCGTCCGCCTTCACCACGTGAAGCCGCACGGCGCCCTCTACAACCGCGCCGCGGTGGATCGCGCCGTCGCGCGGGCCGTCTGCCGGGCCGTCGCCGAGTTCGATCCGTCGCTCAAAGTGTACGCCCCCTACCGCAGCGAGCTCGCGGCGCAGGCGGAGGCCGTGGGGCTTTGTGCCTGTTGCGAAGTGTTCGCGGACAGGCGGTACGAGGCGGACGGCCAGTTGACGCCGAGACGGCACCCGGACGCGGTGATCCGCGATCTCGACGAGGCCTGCGAGCAGGTGCTGACGATGGTGCGCGAAGGGCGTGTTCGGTCGCGGACAGGTGAGTGGGTTGAGGTGGCGGCGGACACCGTCTGCCTTCACGGCGATGGCCCGCACGCCGTAGAGCTCGCCAAGGCGCTACACGAGCGGTTGACCGGCGCGGGCGTTCAAATCCGGCCGGCGTGA
- a CDS encoding response regulator, with the protein MAYKVLVVDDQFGIRVLLHEVLQREGYEVFQASNGPSALSIVEREQPDLVLLDMKIPGMDGLEILRNLRKLGVDAKVIMMTAYGELDLIHEAMEMGAVAHFTKPFDIDELRRAVREHLGARAQAE; encoded by the coding sequence ATGGCATACAAGGTGCTCGTGGTCGACGATCAATTCGGGATCCGCGTATTGCTGCACGAAGTCCTGCAGCGGGAAGGATACGAGGTGTTTCAGGCTTCGAACGGGCCGAGCGCCCTTAGCATCGTCGAACGTGAGCAGCCCGATCTCGTCCTTTTGGACATGAAGATACCTGGAATGGATGGGTTGGAAATCCTGCGGAATCTGCGCAAACTGGGCGTTGACGCAAAGGTCATCATGATGACGGCGTACGGCGAACTGGATCTGATTCACGAGGCGATGGAGATGGGCGCGGTGGCTCACTTCACCAAGCCGTTTGACATTGATGAGCTGCGGCGCGCGGTGCGTGAGCACCTTGGAGCGCGCGCCCAGGCCGAGTGA